In Pseudomonas leptonychotis, the sequence ATGGATTTCGAACTCAGCGATGAACAACGCCTGCTGGTAGACAGCGCCCGCCAATTCGCCAGCCGCGAGCTGGCGCCGCATGCCGCCGACTGGGACCGTGACCATCACTTCCCAGTGGACGTGATCAAGCAGGCCGCCGAGCAAGGCTATCTGGCCCTCTACATCAAAGAAGAGGATGGCGGCCTGGGTCTGTCGCGGCTGTCCGCTTCGCTGATTTTCGAGCAGCTGTCGGCCGGCTGCATCGCTACCACCGCCTTCCTCACCATCCACAACATGGCCTCGTGGATGCTCGCCTCCTTCGCCGACCAAGCGCTGAAAGATACCTGGTTGCCGCGCCTGGTCAGCGGCGAGTTATTGGCCTCCTACTGCCTGACTGAACCGGACGCAGGCTCCGACGCCGCGCACCTGCGCACCCGCGCCAAGCGTGATGGCGACGACTATGTGCTGGATGGCAGCAAGTGCTTTATCTCCGGTGCAGGCTCAACCGATGTGCTGATTGTGATGGCGCGCACCGGCGAAGAAAGCGGCGCCAAGGGCGTTTCCTGCTTCCTGGTACCGGCCGATGCCGAGGGTGTGAAGTACGGACGCAACGAACTGAAGATGGGCTGGCGCGCCCAGCCGACCCGCACCATCACCTTTGAAGGCGTACGTATCCCGGCCGGCAACCGCATCGGTCCGGAAGGCCAGGGTTTCGTCTACGCAATGAAGGGCCTGGATGGCGGGCGCATCAATATCGCCAGCTGCTCCCTCGGCGCCGCGCAAGCCGCACTGGAACAATCGCTGCGCTATGTGGAAGAACGCAAACAGTTCGGCAAACCGCTCAGCGACTTTCAGTCGCTGCAATTCAAGCTCGCCGACATGCTCACCGACCTCACCGCCAGCCGGCAGATGGTGCGCCTGGCCGCACATAAACTCGATCACGGCCACAGCGAAGCCAGCCTGTATTGCGCCATGGCCAAGCGCTTTGCCACCGATCACTGCTTCACCCTGTGCAACGAGGCGCTGCAACTTCACGGCGGCTACGGTTATCTGAATGACTACCCGCTGGAACGCTGGGTACGCGACAGCCGCGTGCATCAGATTCTGGAGGGCACCAACGAGATCATGCGAGTGATCATTGCTCGCCGCCTGCTGGATCAGGGCGGCATGCTTGATCGCTTACTGTAACGACTGAACCACGCCCACAACCCCTCTTCTGCATGAAGAGGGGAGCAACCTGACGAGGACACTTATGAGCCACGCCATCGAAGCCTATAACCCCGGGGTCTTCGACCTGACCCACAAGATCACCGTGGAAAAGCACGGCCATACAGCGCTGATCACCATCAACAACCCGCCGGCCAATACCTGGGACCGCGAGTCGTTGATCGGCCTTAAACAACTGGTCGAACATCTCAATCATGACGATGACATTTACGCCTTGGTGATTACCGGCCAGGGCGGCAAGTTTTTCAGCGCTGGCGCTGACCTCAAGCTGTTCGCTGATGGCGACAAAGCCCGTGCACGCGAGATGGCACGGCGCTTCGGCGAGGCCTTCGAGGCGTTGCGTGATTTTCGCGGGGTATCGATTGCCGCGATCAATGGCTACGCCATGGGCGGCGGTCTGGAATGTGCTCTGGCCTGTGATATCCGTATCGCCGAACGCCAAGCACAACTGGCCCTGCCGGAAGCCACGGTCGGTTTGCTGCCCTGCGCGGGCGGCACTCAGCACCTGAGTTGGTTGGTCGGCGAAGGCTGGGCCAAACGCATGATTCTCTGCGGCGAACGCCTGGATGCAGAAACCGCCCTGCGCATCGGCCTGGTCGAGCAAGTGGTCGACAGCGGTGAAGCCCGTGGTCATGCCTTGCTGCTGGCGGCAAAAGTCGCGCGGCAGAGCCCGGTGGCGGTACGCACCATCAAACCGTTGATTCAGGGTGCGCGCGAACGCAGCCCGAGCACCTGGCTGCCAGAAGAGCGCGAACGTTTTGTTGACCTGTTCGACGCCGATGACACCCGCGAAGGGGTCAACGCCTTCCTGGAAAAACGCGACCCGCAGTGGCGCAATAAATGATCTGCCGGCTGATGGAAAACCCTGCGCGGCTTTCCACGCAGGCAACGCAAATCCGTAGGGTGGATGTCGTTTTTAACATCCACCATGGCCTCACTCGGTGGATGGATAAAACGTCATCCACCCTACGCTGGAAACACAGATGAACGTGCAATTCGAAGAGCGCCCGGCCCAACACGGCATGCGCATCGGCATCGCCAGCCTGGATGCCGAAAAAAGCCTCAACGCCCTTTCGCTGCCGATGATCGAGGCGCTGGATGCCAAGCTCAAGGCTTGGGCTGATGACCCGAGCATTGCCTGCGTCATGTTGCGTGGTAACGGCCCCAAAGCGTTCTGCGCTGGCGGCGACGTGGTGCAGCTGGTGCATCAATGCCGTGAACACCCGGGCGAAATACCGCCCTTGGCGCGGCGCTTTTTTGCCGACGAATACCGCCTCGACCACCGCATCCACACCTTCCCAAAACCCTTTATCTGCTGGGCTCATGGCCACGTACTGGGCGGCGGCATGGGCCTGATGCAAGGTGCAGGCATTCGCATCGTCACCCCAGGCAGCCGCCTGGGCATGCCGGAAGTGAATATCGGCCTGTACCCGGATGTAGGCGGCAGCTGGTTCCTCGCGCGCCTGCCGGGCAAGCTCGGTTTATTTCTCGGCCTGACCGCCAGCAGCATCAACGCCCGCGATGCGCTGGATCTGGACCTGGCCGACCGCGTGCTACTCGACAGCCAGCAAGACGATCTGCTCAATGGCCTGGCGCAACTCAACTGGCAGGAGCAGAGCGCGCAGCAACTACACAGCCTGCTCAAGGCTCTGGAAAACCAGGCCCTGCCTGAACTGCCAGAAGCCCAATGGTTGCCGCGCCGTGCGCGCATCGACGAGCTGCTCGATACCGCCGACCTGCCCCACGCCTGGCAGGCCATCAGTACCTTGCACAGCGATAGCGACCTGCTCCTCGCGCGCGCCGCCAAAACGCTGAATGGCGGCTGCCCGCTGACCGGTCATCTGGTTTGGGAGCAAATCAAACGGGCCAAACCGCTGTCATTGGCCGAGGTATTCCGCATGGAATACGCCATGAGCCTGAACTGCTGCCGCCATCCGGAGTTTCCCGAGGGTGTGCGCTCACGCCTGATCGACAAAGACCACGCGCCACAGTGGCACTGGCCGGATGTAGCGAACATCCCTGACGAAGTGATCGAAGCACACTTCACCCCCGTCTGGGACGGTGAACACCCGCTGGCAGATTTGTAGGTTGGATGGCGCTTTTTTCATCCACCAATAAGACCGCAGCGGGTGGATGAGTGAAACGTCATCCACCCTACACGGCTATTGACCAGCAGCGGCCTGGGTCGCTGCTCCCTCAGGCAAGGAGAGCAAAAATGAACAAAATTGCCTTTATCGGCCTCGGCCACATGGGTCTGCCCATGGCGCGCAACCTGCTTAAGGCCGGTTTCAACCTCAGCGTCTTCGACCTGCTGCAAGCGGCCGTCGAAGACCTGGCCAAGGATGGTGCCCAGGCCGCCAGCAGCGCCGTAGATGCTGTGCAAGGGGCTGATGTGGTGGTCAGCATGCTGCCGGCCAGCCGACATGTCGAAGGCTTGTACTTGGGTGATAACGGCCTGCTGGCCGCGCTTAAGCCTGGCAGCCTGGTGCTGGAATGCTCGACCATTGCCCCAGAGTCCGCACGCAAGGTGCACCAGGCGGCCCAGGCGCGCGGCATCGAACTGCTCGACGCCCCAGTGTCCGGCGGCACCGCCGGCGCAGCAGCTGGCACCCTGACCTTTATGATCGGCGGCGCGGCCAGCACCCTGGAAAAAGCCCGCACAATCTTTGAAGCCATGGGCAAGAACATCTTCCACGCGGGTCCCGACGGTGCCGGCCAGGTGGCCAAGGTGTGCAATAACCAAGTGTTGGCAGTACAGATGATCGCCACTGCTGAAGCCATGGCCATGGGCGTGGCCAACGGCTTGGAGCCGGCAGTGCTGGCCGAAATCATGCGCCAGAGCTCGGGCGGCAACTGGACCCTAGAGAAGTACAACCCCTGGCCCGGCGTGATGGAAAACGCCCCGGCCTCCAAAGGCTACAGCGGCGGCTTTATGGCCGAGCTGATGACCAAAGACCTGGGCCTCGCCCAGGAAGCCGCTCAAGCCAGCGGCAGCAGCACGCCCATGGGGGCGCTGGCGTTGCAGCTGTATCGCTTGCTGCTCAAGCAAGGCAAGGGCAAGCAGGACTTCTCGGTGGTGCAGCAGCTGTTTGTTGAGTAGGCCCGAACCCCGCCTCATCGTAGGAGCGGGCCATGCCCGCGAAGCTTTCAATCGCGGCCATGGCCCGCTCCTACGTCGATAAACAGTTAACCCGCAGGCAACAAAAAGCCGCAGCGAGCTGCGGCTTTTTTGTGGGCAAAGTAGGCGGTCTAGCGCTCGCGCAATGCTTCGCTACGGGCGCGGATAATCGGCTTGAGCAGGTAGCTGAGCACACTCTTCTTGCCGGTGATGATATCCACCGAAGCGACCATCCCAGGAATGATCAGCAGCGGATTTTCCACCGTTCCGAGATGGCTTTTATTGGTACGCAGCTTGATCACATAAAAGCTGTTGCCTTCATCGTCGGTCACGGTGTCCGCGCCAATCTGCTCCAGCTCGGCCTTGAGCCCACCGTAGATGGTGTAGTCATAGGCGGTGAACTTGACCATGGCTTCCTGCCCCGGATGCAGAAAGGCAATGTCCTGCGGACGAATACGCGCCTCGACCAAGAGGTTTTCATCCAACGGCACAATTTCCACCAGGTCGCTGCCTGGCTGAATCACCCCACCGATGGTGTTGACCAGTAGCTGCTTAACGATGCCGCGCACCGGCGAGGTGACCAGGGTACGGTTGACGCGGTCTTCCAGCGCCCTACCGGTCGACTGGATCTTGCTCAGCTCGGTGCGCGCTTCATTCAGCTGAGTCAGTGCCTCACTGCGAAAACGTCCACGGGTTTCATCGATCTTGCGCTCCACTTCCTTGATCGCTGCTTCGGCTCGCGGCATCGCCAACGTGGTGGCATCCAACTGGCCGCGCGCTTCCACTTCGGCACGCTTAAGGCGCAAGACTTCCACCTGGGAAATCGCACCTTGAGCCACTAACGGCTCAGACATGCGAATTTCCTGTCGCAGCAAGCTGAGGCTACTGCGAAACTGCCCTTGCTTGGAGGCAAACTCTCGCAGCTCCTGCTGCCGCTGGATCAACTGCTCTTCCAGGCCCGCCACCTCATCCAGCAATTGCTGTTTACGGCTGTTGAACAGCTGGATTTCGTTATCTGCCTGGCGGCCGGCCTTTTCCCGCACCTCATCAGCAACCACCAGCTCGCGATCCTGCACTTCGGCACTCAAGCGCTCCACGCGCAGCAGCAAAGCCAAGCGATCGGCCTCCGTTTCACCCACGTTGGAGGCAAAACGAGTGTCGTCCAAGCGCAACAACGGCGCGCCGGCGTCAACAATCTGCCCTTCACGGACAAACAGCTCGGCGACAATACCGCCTTCCAAGTTCTGAATTTTCTGCAGGCGCGAGGACGGGATCGCCTTGCCATCGCCCCGAGTCACTTCATCAACCACGGCGAAATTGGCCCACAGCAGGCAGAACACCACAAAAGCAATCAGCCCCCAGATGGTCAGCCGGACAACCCGCGGTGCATCCTCAATCAAGGCTTTGTTGATCTCAGGCAGCGGCTCATCACCCAGCTCATCGTCACTGCCAAAATAGGCCGCCACGGCCTGACGCAGACTCTTCTTCTCGGGCGCTTTAGCTGACACTGATTTGCCCCTTTTTCAGCGCTTCCATCACGCTACTTTTTGGTCCGTCGGCGATGATCTGCCCGCGATCCACGATAATCAGCCGGTCGACCAGGCTGAGCATCGAGGCGCGGTGGGTGACCAACAGCAGGGTCTTGGTGCCGATTACCGCTGACAAGCGCTGCTTGAGGCGCTCTTCGCCGGTGTTGTCCATGGCGCTAGTCGGCTCATCAAGCAATAGAATCGGCGGGTCGAGCAACAACGCACGGGCCAAGGCAACGTTCTGCCGCTGGCCGCCGGATAGATTCTGCCCGCGCTCCCCAACTTGCAGCTCATAGCCTTTGGGGTGCAGGCGTACGAACTCATGCACACCCGCCAACTCAGCGGCCTGCAACACCAGTTCGTCCTCCACATAACGGGCGCCGGACACCAGGTTGTCGCGCAAGGTGCCACTGAACAATTGAATGTCCTGCGGCACATAACCGATGTTGTGGCGTAAATCGCTGACATCCAGCTGGCGCACATCAATACCGTCTACCAGCAAACTGCCAGCGTCGGGCTGATACAAGCCGACAATCAGCTTGGCCAACGAGCTTTTACCCGAACCACTGCGGCCGATGATGCCAATTTTCTCGCCTGGGCGAACCACCAGGTTAATGCTTTGCAGGGCAGCCTGTTGTTGATCCGGATAATGGAAATCCAGCTGACGAAACTCAATCGCCCCTTGCAGCGACTGGCGCTTGAGCGGGCGCTCATCGGCATGGCGCTCTTGCGGCAACTCCATCATCTGGTTGACGGACTCAAGGGTGATCTTGGCCTGCTGATAACGGGTCAGCAAACCCGAAATTTGCGTCAATGGCCCCAGAGCGCGACTGCTGAGCATGTAGCAGGCAATCAGTCCGCCCATGCTCAGGTTGCCATCGATGATCTGGTACACACCGAGCACAATCACCACTACACCGGCCAGCTGCTGTAACAGCATGGTGGCGTTCATCGCCAGGCTGGAGAGCATGCGCGCGCGCAGCTCCAGACGGCTCAGTGTGCCAATGGTCTGCTCCCAGACGTATTGGCGCTCACTCTCTGCATTGTTGACCTTGACTGCATCCAGCCCCGCCAGGCTCTCGATCAGGCTCGACTGACGCTCAGCCGCCAACGCCATGGTGCGCTGCATGGTTTCTGCCAACGGCCGTTGCAACGTCCAACCAATCAGGGCCACCAGCGGGAAGGCCAGCACCGGAATCCACACCAGATGCCCACCGATCATGGCGATCACCGCGAGAATCAACAGGGTAAACGGCAGGTCGATAACGCTGGCCAGGGTCAGCGAAGCGAGGAAATCACGTAGGCTCTGAAATTCGTGAATGTTCTGCGCAAAGCTACCGACCCGCGCCGGACGGAACTTCATGGCCATACCAACGATGCGCTCGAACAGCGTGGCGGAGATGATCAGGTCGGTCTTTTTGCCCGCCAAATCCAGACACAAGCCGCGCAAGGTTTTCAGCAGCAGATCGAAGCAGAACACCCCGGCGATACCAATTGCCAATACCCACAGCGTGGCTTCAGCCTGGTTGGGCACTACGCGGTCGTACACATTCATCACAAACAGCGGCGTCGCCAAACCGATCAGGTTGATCAGAAAACTCGCGGCAATGGCATCGATATACAGCCAGCGAGACCGCTTGAGGGTGTCGCGAAACCAGGACGTGGCACGCGGGATCAACTCACCACGGTTGAAATCGAACTTATGCAGTGGCTGAGCAAAGAACACGCGGCCACTGTAATCCTCGGCCAGTGTTTCGACACTCACGCGCACCTCACCACCCTCGCTTTCACTGGGCATGACGCGCGCACGTCCCTGATCATCCCAACCCAGCAAAATGGCACTTCGACCATCACGCAGCAGCAACAAGGCTGGCATGGCCAAAGCCGGAATCTTCTCCAAACCACGACGCAACCAACGCCCCTGAAGCCCCGCACGCGCGGCGGCACGCGGCAGCAACTCGGCACTCAAGCGCTGCTCAGGCAGCGGCAAACCAGCCGTGAGCATGGCGCGACTGACTGACTTTTGATGCAGGCTACACAGTGACAGAAGGCTATCGAGTAGAGGGTCGTCGTAGCGATCACGCGGATCGCTACGGGTTTGTATCGGGCTGGGGTCTACTGCCACTGGGCTTTACTCATCGACGGCTGGGCTCAGGCTCAATTCAGACCGGGTAAATTTACCTGGGCCTTCACTTCGTCCAGTGGCGCAGCGGCCATCGGCGCGACTACACCCTGACTCTTGAGCAGGGAGCCCATGGTGGCCTTGATCCGGTATTGAGTAAACAGCTCGGTGAACCGCACTTCTTCAAGTCGGCGCGAGGCAGTGAATAACTCGTTTTCACTGTCGAGCAAATCCAGCAAGGTGCGCTCGCCCAGGCCGAATTGCTTCTGGTAGGACTCACGCACGCGGCTGCTGTAGTCAACGTACTGTTGAGCTATCGGCAACTGCTGGCGGGCATTTTCTCGAGCATTCCAGGCCAAGCCCAAGTCTTCATTCAATACCCGCAGGGCGTTATTACGAATATCCATGGCCTGGTTCGTCTGATAGGCCTTGGACTGCAGATCAGCCTTATTGCTACCGCCGGCAAACAGGTTGTAGCGCATACGCAGCATGGCCTGCCACTCATTGCTATGGCCACTAACGCCATCAATGTTGTTATCCAGCCCGCGTGACAACTCAGCATCAACCCGTGGGTAGAAACTCGATTTGGCCGCTTCATACTGCTGCTCAGTGGCCTGAACATCCGCCTCGGCAGAACTCAGAAAAGGGTTGTTGGCGAGCATTTCCTCACGCGCAGCCGGCAGGCTTTCGGGCAAGTGACCAACAAGGCCAGCAGGCCGGGTCAGCTCACTGGCATCACGGCCAACCACGCTGAAGTAATTGACCTGCGCATCGGCCAGGTTAGTTTGCTCGGTGATCAGGTTGTTACGCGCTTGCGCCAAGCGCGCCTCCGCCTGATCAAGATCGGCCGTGCGCCCCACGCCGCTCTGGCTACGCAGGGTGATCTGGTCATAGATCCGTTCATGACTGGCCAGGTTCGTTTCAGCCAAGCGAACCAACTCCTGACGCGTCAGCACATCCAGATATACCTGCGCCACTGTCAGAGCGGTGCGTTCAGAGGTTCCCAGCAGCTCATAAGCGCGCGCATTCACCGTGGCACGTTGGCGACCGACTTCACTGCGGGTGGCAAAACCGTCGAACACCATCTGCTGCAGACGCAGGCTCGACTCACCGCGAGTCAGGGTTTCGGTGTTGTGGCTCTGCCCGCGGGTACTTGGACTGTCGGTGCCTTCACGGCCATAACCGGCCAACAGGTCAACTCGCGGCAGGTAGCCGCCCCTGGCGGCGTTCATTTGCTCTTCAACCGACAAGCGCGCATTGATCCCCGCCTGTATCTCCGGATGCACCTCAAGGGCACGTTGCATAGCTTCATTAAGGGTCTGACCATGAGCAGCCATCGATACAGCGAGAACAAGAGGGAGCAGTGCAAAAAAACGCATTAAATGAAATTCCTTGGGAGCTGGACGAGTGACGCAGAGCAACGAAGACCGGACGCGCTTGACGCAAAATAGCAAAGGAGACATAACAACCCAAACGAGAACCACATCACACAGCACGGAGATTAATATCAAAGTGATATCATCTCGAGCAGTATTTATGACCACGTGCGCGTTATTAATAGCTTGGTATGCCAGTAATTCCATAATGGAATAAGCAAAGTTTATGACGCCGTTCTTTTGTCAGATTATCAGTCTTCAAATCTAAAAAATGCTTCACTGTTTTTAATGATTTTACCGCGCCCACCTCGGAGCCCGTTCTATGAGCACTATCGTCGCCATCGTAAAAAGTCTTGTAGGTCAGGTTTTTGCTGTTTCTCTCGACGGCCTCAAACGTCAAATATTCGAAGGCGAACGCCTGCTGATGGGTGAACAGGTCGTAACCGGCTTGGGCGGGGAAGTAACATTGCAGTTGGCCAATGGCGAACTGATAGATGTGGCGCAAAACAGCAGCTGGCAGGCAGCCCCCGGCGCCGCTCAAGCTGAAGACGATAAGCCCGAGCCTACGTCAGGATTGGAACAGGCGCTGACTGCCGGTTTCGACCCCACTGTCGACCTCGAGGCCCCAGCCGCAGGTCCAGGCACTGGTGGCGGTACCGGTGGCGCAGCGGGTGGTGGGCATAGTTTTGTGTTGCTGGGAGAAACAGGCCAACAACTGGAGGCAGTTGTCGGTTTTGACACCTCCAACCGGGGTCTGAACGGAACAGACCAGAACGAGACATTCGGTACAGGCGAGCAAACCAACCAAACAACTGCCGCAGAGACCAATCTAGTCACTCCAGCTGCAAATGCACCAAGCGTAGCGCTGACTAACGACAGCGGTACCAGTGCCACTGACCTGATCAGCAATGACGGCACCCTGGCAATTGGCGGCGTCGAGCCAGGATCATTAGTCGAATACAGCACTGACGGCGGTAGCAGTTGGAACACCAACTTCACACCTAGTGAGGGAACGAACACTGTTCTCGTTCGCCAAACGACTACTGATGGCAGTACGTCCGCCTCTTCTAGCCTGACCTTTACCCTCGACACTCAAGTTGCTACGCCGACCCTCACCCTAACCACTGACAGCGGTGTAGCCGGTGACCTGATCAGTAACGATGGCAGTTACAGCGTCAGCGGCACAGAAGCTGGGGCCACCGTCGAATACAGCATCGACGGTACAACCTGGAGCACCGCTGCACCAACGGCAGTGGAAGGCAGTAACACCATCCAGGTGCGTCAGACCGATGCGGCCGGCAACATCTCTGCCCCGTCTAGCCTGACATTTACCCTAGACACCCAAGCTGCGGCACCGACGGTGACCATTGCCACCGACACCAACAACGATGGCACCCTCAGCAGCGCCGAGCTGGGCAACGCCACCACCGTCAGCGTCAGCGTCGCACTGCCGACCGGCACCGTCGTGGGCGATACGCTGAATGTCACACTCAATGGCGTGGCACAAACACCGATCGTCCTGACCCAAACGCAGATCAACAATGGCATAACCTTTGATGTCGCACGCCCTGCCGACGGCCAGAACATCACTGCATCCGCCACCGTCACCGATGCGGCCAACAATACCTCACCAGCAGGCTCCGACAGCGTAACCGTCGGCGATACCACCGCGCCTACCGTGTCCAGCATTGTGATGGCCGACACCGCCCTCAGCGTCGGTGAGACCAGCCTGGTCACCATCACCTTCAGCGAGGCTGTCGTCGCCTTTGATAACACCGATGTCAGCGTCGAGAACGGCACCCTCAGCGCCTTGAGCAGCACCGATGGTGGTGTGACCTGGACCGGGACTTTCACCCCAAGCGTCAATGTTGAAGACACCAGCAACCTGATCACCGTGGCCGCGACTTACACCGACACCGCCGGTAACGCCGGCACCGGGGCCAGCAGCGCTAACTATCAGATCGACACCCAGGCCCCTGTGTTGAGCATCAGCGACAACGTCGCCGGTGTCGCCAATGGCCCAGTGACCTTCACCTTTAGCTTCACTGAGGCCGTCACCGGCTTCAGCGCTGATGACGTCAGCGTCGCCAACGGTACTAAAGGCGCCTTCACCAGCGTCGATGGTCAGACCTACACCTTGGTCGTCACCCCGACCGGCGGCGAGATCACCGTCGCCGTGGCCGACGGCGCTGCTGTCGATGCCGCCGGCAACGCCAGCACTGCAGCCAACGCCACCCAGGCCGTCGACATCAGCCCGCCCACCGTGGCCAGCATTGTGATGGCTGACACCGCCCTCAGCGTGGGTGAGACCAGCTTGGTCACCATCACCTTCAGCGAAGCGGTTAGCGGTTTCGATAACACCGATGTCACCGTCGAGAACGGCACCCTCAGCGCCCTGAGCAGCACCGATGGTGGTGTGACCTGGACCGGGACGTTCACCCCAAGCGTCAATGTTGAAGACACCAGCAACCTGATCACCGTCGCCGCGACTTACACCGACACCGCCGGTAACGCCGGCACCGGGGCCAGCAGCGCCAATTACCAGATCGACACCCAGGCCCCTGTGTTGAGCATCAGCGACAACGTCGCCGGTGTTGCCAATGGCCCAGTGACCTTCACCTTTAGCTTCACTGAGGCCGTCACCGGCTTCAGCGCTGATGACGTCAGCGTCGCCAACGGTACTAAAGGCGCCTTCACCAGCGTCGATGGTCAGACCTACACCTTGGTGGTCACCCCCACCGGCGGCGAAATCACTGTCGCCGTGGCCGACGGCGCTGCTGTCGATGCGGCCAGCAACGCCAGCACTGCCGCCAACGCCACCCAGGCCGTCGACATCAGCCCGCCAAAAATTACTGGCATGAGTGTGCAGCATGCCACTGAAGGTGCCGATTTAGTCTGCACGGTGACCCTAGACAAAGCTTCAGGCGCGTCTTTCAATTTGCCACATAGCATTGGCGGTGGTACCGCCTCACTCACAGATTATGGAACGCCCATTTACAGTAATGGCGTAACTGTAGTGGGGACGAATTTGCTAATACCTGCCGGCGTTAGCAGCTTCAGCATCACCCTGCCTACA encodes:
- a CDS encoding isobutyryl-CoA dehydrogenase, whose product is MDFELSDEQRLLVDSARQFASRELAPHAADWDRDHHFPVDVIKQAAEQGYLALYIKEEDGGLGLSRLSASLIFEQLSAGCIATTAFLTIHNMASWMLASFADQALKDTWLPRLVSGELLASYCLTEPDAGSDAAHLRTRAKRDGDDYVLDGSKCFISGAGSTDVLIVMARTGEESGAKGVSCFLVPADAEGVKYGRNELKMGWRAQPTRTITFEGVRIPAGNRIGPEGQGFVYAMKGLDGGRINIASCSLGAAQAALEQSLRYVEERKQFGKPLSDFQSLQFKLADMLTDLTASRQMVRLAAHKLDHGHSEASLYCAMAKRFATDHCFTLCNEALQLHGGYGYLNDYPLERWVRDSRVHQILEGTNEIMRVIIARRLLDQGGMLDRLL
- a CDS encoding enoyl-CoA hydratase, whose protein sequence is MSHAIEAYNPGVFDLTHKITVEKHGHTALITINNPPANTWDRESLIGLKQLVEHLNHDDDIYALVITGQGGKFFSAGADLKLFADGDKARAREMARRFGEAFEALRDFRGVSIAAINGYAMGGGLECALACDIRIAERQAQLALPEATVGLLPCAGGTQHLSWLVGEGWAKRMILCGERLDAETALRIGLVEQVVDSGEARGHALLLAAKVARQSPVAVRTIKPLIQGARERSPSTWLPEERERFVDLFDADDTREGVNAFLEKRDPQWRNK
- a CDS encoding enoyl-CoA hydratase/isomerase family protein, whose product is MNVQFEERPAQHGMRIGIASLDAEKSLNALSLPMIEALDAKLKAWADDPSIACVMLRGNGPKAFCAGGDVVQLVHQCREHPGEIPPLARRFFADEYRLDHRIHTFPKPFICWAHGHVLGGGMGLMQGAGIRIVTPGSRLGMPEVNIGLYPDVGGSWFLARLPGKLGLFLGLTASSINARDALDLDLADRVLLDSQQDDLLNGLAQLNWQEQSAQQLHSLLKALENQALPELPEAQWLPRRARIDELLDTADLPHAWQAISTLHSDSDLLLARAAKTLNGGCPLTGHLVWEQIKRAKPLSLAEVFRMEYAMSLNCCRHPEFPEGVRSRLIDKDHAPQWHWPDVANIPDEVIEAHFTPVWDGEHPLADL
- the mmsB gene encoding 3-hydroxyisobutyrate dehydrogenase; its protein translation is MLPQARRAKMNKIAFIGLGHMGLPMARNLLKAGFNLSVFDLLQAAVEDLAKDGAQAASSAVDAVQGADVVVSMLPASRHVEGLYLGDNGLLAALKPGSLVLECSTIAPESARKVHQAAQARGIELLDAPVSGGTAGAAAGTLTFMIGGAASTLEKARTIFEAMGKNIFHAGPDGAGQVAKVCNNQVLAVQMIATAEAMAMGVANGLEPAVLAEIMRQSSGGNWTLEKYNPWPGVMENAPASKGYSGGFMAELMTKDLGLAQEAAQASGSSTPMGALALQLYRLLLKQGKGKQDFSVVQQLFVE
- a CDS encoding HlyD family type I secretion periplasmic adaptor subunit, with amino-acid sequence MRQAVAAYFGSDDELGDEPLPEINKALIEDAPRVVRLTIWGLIAFVVFCLLWANFAVVDEVTRGDGKAIPSSRLQKIQNLEGGIVAELFVREGQIVDAGAPLLRLDDTRFASNVGETEADRLALLLRVERLSAEVQDRELVVADEVREKAGRQADNEIQLFNSRKQQLLDEVAGLEEQLIQRQQELREFASKQGQFRSSLSLLRQEIRMSEPLVAQGAISQVEVLRLKRAEVEARGQLDATTLAMPRAEAAIKEVERKIDETRGRFRSEALTQLNEARTELSKIQSTGRALEDRVNRTLVTSPVRGIVKQLLVNTIGGVIQPGSDLVEIVPLDENLLVEARIRPQDIAFLHPGQEAMVKFTAYDYTIYGGLKAELEQIGADTVTDDEGNSFYVIKLRTNKSHLGTVENPLLIIPGMVASVDIITGKKSVLSYLLKPIIRARSEALRER
- a CDS encoding type I secretion system permease/ATPase, translating into MAVDPSPIQTRSDPRDRYDDPLLDSLLSLCSLHQKSVSRAMLTAGLPLPEQRLSAELLPRAAARAGLQGRWLRRGLEKIPALAMPALLLLRDGRSAILLGWDDQGRARVMPSESEGGEVRVSVETLAEDYSGRVFFAQPLHKFDFNRGELIPRATSWFRDTLKRSRWLYIDAIAASFLINLIGLATPLFVMNVYDRVVPNQAEATLWVLAIGIAGVFCFDLLLKTLRGLCLDLAGKKTDLIISATLFERIVGMAMKFRPARVGSFAQNIHEFQSLRDFLASLTLASVIDLPFTLLILAVIAMIGGHLVWIPVLAFPLVALIGWTLQRPLAETMQRTMALAAERQSSLIESLAGLDAVKVNNAESERQYVWEQTIGTLSRLELRARMLSSLAMNATMLLQQLAGVVVIVLGVYQIIDGNLSMGGLIACYMLSSRALGPLTQISGLLTRYQQAKITLESVNQMMELPQERHADERPLKRQSLQGAIEFRQLDFHYPDQQQAALQSINLVVRPGEKIGIIGRSGSGKSSLAKLIVGLYQPDAGSLLVDGIDVRQLDVSDLRHNIGYVPQDIQLFSGTLRDNLVSGARYVEDELVLQAAELAGVHEFVRLHPKGYELQVGERGQNLSGGQRQNVALARALLLDPPILLLDEPTSAMDNTGEERLKQRLSAVIGTKTLLLVTHRASMLSLVDRLIIVDRGQIIADGPKSSVMEALKKGQISVS
- a CDS encoding TolC family outer membrane protein; this encodes MRFFALLPLVLAVSMAAHGQTLNEAMQRALEVHPEIQAGINARLSVEEQMNAARGGYLPRVDLLAGYGREGTDSPSTRGQSHNTETLTRGESSLRLQQMVFDGFATRSEVGRQRATVNARAYELLGTSERTALTVAQVYLDVLTRQELVRLAETNLASHERIYDQITLRSQSGVGRTADLDQAEARLAQARNNLITEQTNLADAQVNYFSVVGRDASELTRPAGLVGHLPESLPAAREEMLANNPFLSSAEADVQATEQQYEAAKSSFYPRVDAELSRGLDNNIDGVSGHSNEWQAMLRMRYNLFAGGSNKADLQSKAYQTNQAMDIRNNALRVLNEDLGLAWNARENARQQLPIAQQYVDYSSRVRESYQKQFGLGERTLLDLLDSENELFTASRRLEEVRFTELFTQYRIKATMGSLLKSQGVVAPMAAAPLDEVKAQVNLPGLN